A portion of the Marinobacter alexandrii genome contains these proteins:
- a CDS encoding histidine kinase, which translates to MNYKNMNILIALSVFLILFTAQLSHAQSVDQLGIDQLKSHAVSEIDSIRFTSLKELSKRYLNIDRDSAYHYAYLIEALAAETKKPEFYAGAYLLLANIENTLGRYDSALSMYKKSLRYASKVEGLSTRIQYANLGALYRSLGRFDSSLFYFENALSQSALEGDKFTISKIHNNIGNLKVQTNDKIGGIEEYYKSVKLLDTLLQQTSTESIRQQYIRMKSTTLVNICNLHFRLKQVEQAKKIMDEILPITEELKPVGLKRKIQGRYYVLQARYHYRQGDLVESAESFKTALELKEKVSTIESLIDIYLNLATIYSELNKPQETLKYAEIGLEKLEGAKQLNEDYKEEKRISIYTTSIIPSYIMLKNFDKANNYLSYVEGCDQSRLSLVIKKDLHNDLQKIYASLGHFEKAYKSSNLFFQYSDSLSSDKTKKAVLEIETQYETEKKEQEIVSLQQEASIQSLELAKKNNQIIIGGLLALVLMVGSFLGYRQYKARRDKTSLELEQRFLRSQLNPHFIFNSMGAIQQYLLTESAEKASDYMSMFSRLMRQILENSREEFITIEEELSMLKNYLELQKLRFNNAFEYIIEVDDALDQEYDGIPPMFAQPFLENALEHGLFKKDESKLTIKFSKVSDDLIQLEILDSGVGITKQLSPTGDHKSLATKITNERLEKMRVTHKTDLSLNTENVINETGEIQGYRVSLNLPSKLVAA; encoded by the coding sequence ATGAACTACAAGAACATGAATATCTTAATTGCTTTAAGTGTTTTTTTGATATTGTTCACTGCTCAACTTTCTCATGCACAATCGGTGGATCAACTGGGCATTGATCAATTAAAAAGTCATGCTGTTTCAGAAATAGATTCTATCCGCTTTACTTCTTTAAAAGAGCTTTCCAAAAGATATTTAAATATCGACCGGGATTCAGCTTACCATTATGCATATTTAATTGAAGCATTAGCTGCGGAGACAAAAAAACCTGAATTCTACGCTGGAGCATATCTCCTACTAGCTAACATTGAAAATACATTAGGCAGGTACGATAGCGCACTATCCATGTATAAAAAATCCCTTCGCTATGCATCTAAGGTAGAAGGACTAAGTACACGGATTCAGTATGCAAATTTGGGAGCACTATATAGAAGCCTTGGCAGATTTGATTCAAGCTTATTCTATTTTGAAAATGCTTTGAGTCAGTCAGCTTTAGAAGGCGACAAATTCACTATTTCTAAGATTCACAATAACATAGGAAATTTAAAAGTCCAGACGAATGATAAAATCGGAGGCATAGAAGAATATTACAAGTCAGTCAAGCTTTTAGATACGTTATTGCAGCAAACTTCAACTGAAAGCATTCGTCAGCAATACATTCGTATGAAATCAACAACGCTGGTAAATATTTGCAATCTGCACTTCCGGCTTAAGCAAGTGGAGCAGGCAAAGAAGATCATGGATGAAATCCTGCCTATTACGGAAGAGTTAAAACCCGTAGGCCTAAAACGAAAAATACAGGGAAGGTATTATGTTTTGCAAGCTCGATATCATTATCGTCAAGGTGACTTAGTTGAAAGTGCTGAAAGCTTTAAGACTGCCCTTGAGCTCAAAGAGAAAGTTTCTACTATTGAGTCATTGATTGATATATACCTAAACCTGGCAACTATCTATTCTGAATTGAATAAGCCTCAAGAAACGCTGAAATATGCTGAAATAGGGCTTGAAAAATTGGAGGGTGCCAAGCAACTTAATGAAGATTATAAAGAGGAAAAAAGAATAAGCATTTATACAACGAGCATCATACCATCCTATATTATGCTTAAGAATTTTGACAAGGCTAACAACTATCTTTCTTATGTAGAAGGTTGTGATCAATCACGGCTATCATTGGTAATCAAAAAAGACCTTCACAATGACCTTCAAAAGATTTATGCTTCTTTAGGCCATTTTGAAAAAGCTTATAAATCATCTAACCTATTCTTTCAATATTCAGATAGTCTTTCTTCAGATAAAACAAAAAAAGCAGTTTTAGAGATTGAGACACAATATGAAACTGAAAAGAAAGAACAAGAGATCGTCAGTCTACAGCAAGAAGCATCAATTCAATCGTTGGAATTGGCGAAGAAAAATAACCAAATCATTATCGGGGGCCTTTTAGCTTTGGTTCTCATGGTTGGTAGTTTCTTAGGCTATCGCCAATATAAAGCTAGAAGAGACAAAACATCACTAGAACTGGAACAGCGCTTCCTTCGCTCTCAACTCAACCCCCACTTCATTTTCAATTCAATGGGAGCTATCCAGCAGTATTTACTCACAGAAAGTGCTGAAAAAGCAAGTGACTACATGAGCATGTTTAGTCGCCTAATGAGGCAGATCCTAGAGAATTCCAGAGAGGAGTTTATCACGATTGAAGAAGAATTAAGTATGCTTAAAAACTATCTTGAACTCCAAAAGTTACGATTTAATAATGCTTTTGAATACATCATAGAAGTGGATGATGCACTGGATCAGGAATACGATGGGATCCCTCCCATGTTTGCTCAACCTTTCCTTGAAAATGCACTAGAACATGGTCTGTTTAAAAAAGATGAGAGCAAGCTCACCATAAAATTTTCGAAAGTGTCTGACGATCTCATTCAACTAGAGATATTAGATAGTGGTGTTGGTATAACCAAACAATTAAGTCCAACTGGTGATCATAAATCATTAGCTACTAAGATTACGAACGAGCGATTGGAGAAAATGAGAGTCACTCATAAAACCGACTTATCACTCAATACTGAAAATGTGATAAATGAAACGGGAGAAATTCAAGGCTATCGTGTGAGTTTGAATTTACCCAGCAAACTAGTTGCAGCTTAG